One segment of Pyrococcus sp. ST04 DNA contains the following:
- the rad50 gene encoding DNA double-strand break repair ATPase Rad50 produces the protein MKIERVIVHNFRSHKDTEVKFENGINLIIGQNGSGKSSLLDAILVGLYWPIRGRIGLRKEEFTRDGSRGARIEIEFEHDGTKYRVVRDFARDVSFIKRLESGTWKHASEPTSLAVRSFMERIIPFDVFVNAVYVRQGEIDAILESDEARGKLVREILNIEKYERALDNLGRVIRDIKRRREEKKKFVTRYEGIEEKIRDFEKKLVDVIKEIKEVNKELPDAKRKVEEIKEELKELEKIRDRINELEKILASLESKKARFEERIENLERSIEEKRKRIGELKKEVEKLPELEKEEYEFRKLKGFRDKYIRERHELEKKLLSIQNQITQIEEKIQELENKEEELKKLKEEEKELRNTLEMLEKYAKKFEDVEAILGQIKRLKDKLEGKKPEEIYIRINELVEKKKKLEEELSQVRREIGELSQKRKDREKAIAELKRARGKCPVCGRELTEEHKKSLIEKYSKEIVEIERRYIEIKEQEKKLSDEISRADIQLRKFSKLEGIARQLQELEEKIKDVNIEELKEKKREYEDTKRELNKLLGIIHQLETDVKALEDYKKRLNDLKEKEKVITRLLNELDNNLQSLGFSSIEELDARIRELENIHNEYVRIKEANAELKMLENQVNLERKELDDTFEKLAEVEDQIEDVNKELRELKEKYDPELHERRQEDIIEAEKRLSELKARLGELEKREADLRESIEEMKKQRDEVERAKEEIKRLERALRNAEELKNKIKEYMALIREDALKRIGEIASEIFSEFTDGKYSEVVVEAEEKKVKLYVVYDGKRRPLTFLSGGEKIALGLAFRLAMSMYLTGRMSLLILDEPTPYLDDERRRKLVEIMERHLRKISQVIIVSHDEELKDAADYVIRINLENGASKVEVVS, from the coding sequence ATGAAAATAGAAAGAGTCATTGTTCACAACTTTCGCTCTCATAAAGATACTGAAGTAAAGTTCGAAAATGGAATAAACCTTATAATTGGGCAAAATGGGTCAGGGAAAAGTTCCCTCTTAGATGCAATTTTAGTAGGCTTATACTGGCCAATTAGGGGTAGAATCGGCCTTAGAAAAGAAGAATTCACAAGGGATGGGAGCAGAGGAGCTAGAATTGAAATTGAGTTTGAACATGACGGAACAAAGTATAGGGTTGTAAGGGACTTTGCCAGGGACGTATCTTTTATAAAAAGGCTAGAAAGCGGGACTTGGAAACATGCAAGTGAACCTACCTCTTTAGCTGTTAGATCTTTCATGGAGAGGATAATTCCCTTTGACGTTTTCGTTAATGCAGTCTACGTGAGACAAGGAGAAATAGATGCAATACTAGAGAGCGATGAGGCCAGAGGAAAGCTGGTCAGAGAGATACTTAACATAGAGAAATATGAGAGAGCCCTAGACAATTTAGGTAGAGTAATTCGAGATATTAAAAGAAGAAGAGAGGAAAAGAAGAAATTCGTTACAAGATATGAGGGAATTGAAGAAAAAATTAGAGATTTTGAGAAGAAGCTCGTTGATGTAATCAAAGAAATAAAAGAAGTCAATAAAGAACTCCCTGATGCCAAGAGAAAAGTTGAGGAGATAAAGGAGGAGCTAAAGGAACTTGAGAAAATAAGAGACAGAATAAATGAGCTGGAGAAAATCTTAGCTAGCCTAGAATCAAAAAAAGCGAGGTTTGAAGAAAGGATAGAAAACCTAGAAAGAAGCATTGAAGAAAAAAGAAAGAGAATTGGAGAACTAAAAAAGGAGGTAGAAAAACTTCCAGAGCTCGAGAAGGAGGAGTACGAGTTTAGGAAACTGAAAGGTTTCAGGGACAAATATATCAGGGAGAGACATGAGCTAGAGAAGAAACTCCTCAGTATTCAGAATCAAATAACTCAAATCGAAGAGAAGATACAAGAATTAGAGAACAAGGAAGAGGAACTCAAAAAACTTAAAGAGGAAGAAAAAGAACTTCGTAATACTCTTGAAATGCTGGAAAAGTATGCAAAGAAATTTGAAGATGTTGAAGCGATTTTAGGGCAAATTAAAAGGTTAAAGGACAAGCTGGAAGGTAAAAAACCTGAAGAAATTTACATAAGGATAAATGAGCTAGTTGAGAAAAAGAAAAAGCTCGAAGAAGAGTTATCTCAAGTTAGAAGGGAGATTGGAGAGCTTTCACAAAAGAGAAAGGATAGGGAGAAAGCAATAGCAGAGTTAAAAAGGGCCAGAGGAAAGTGTCCAGTTTGTGGAAGGGAACTAACTGAAGAGCACAAGAAATCCCTCATTGAAAAATACTCAAAAGAGATAGTGGAGATAGAAAGAAGATACATAGAGATAAAGGAACAAGAAAAGAAACTGAGTGATGAAATATCTAGAGCTGATATCCAGCTCAGAAAATTCTCAAAACTTGAGGGAATTGCCAGACAGTTGCAGGAGCTTGAGGAGAAAATAAAGGATGTAAATATAGAGGAGCTCAAAGAAAAGAAGAGAGAATACGAAGATACAAAGAGGGAACTAAATAAACTCCTCGGAATAATTCACCAGCTTGAAACAGATGTAAAAGCGTTAGAGGATTACAAGAAAAGGTTAAATGACTTAAAAGAAAAGGAAAAGGTAATAACAAGACTGCTTAATGAATTAGATAATAATTTACAGTCTCTAGGCTTCTCGTCCATTGAGGAACTAGATGCGAGGATAAGAGAGCTGGAAAACATTCACAATGAGTACGTTAGGATTAAAGAAGCAAACGCCGAGCTTAAAATGTTGGAAAACCAGGTCAACTTGGAAAGAAAAGAGCTAGACGATACATTTGAAAAACTTGCGGAAGTCGAAGATCAAATCGAAGATGTCAACAAAGAACTAAGAGAACTAAAGGAAAAATACGACCCTGAATTGCATGAGAGGAGGCAAGAGGACATAATTGAAGCAGAGAAAAGACTGAGTGAGCTCAAGGCCAGACTCGGGGAGCTTGAGAAGAGGGAAGCTGACCTAAGGGAATCAATTGAGGAAATGAAAAAACAAAGGGATGAAGTCGAGAGAGCTAAAGAAGAGATAAAAAGACTAGAAAGAGCCCTAAGGAACGCAGAGGAGCTTAAAAACAAGATAAAAGAGTATATGGCCTTAATTAGAGAAGATGCTTTAAAGAGAATAGGTGAGATAGCAAGTGAAATATTCTCAGAATTCACAGATGGAAAGTACTCTGAAGTTGTGGTAGAAGCTGAAGAAAAGAAAGTTAAGCTCTATGTCGTATATGATGGAAAAAGGAGACCTCTAACATTCTTGAGTGGTGGTGAGAAGATAGCCCTCGGACTAGCTTTCAGACTTGCAATGTCTATGTATCTAACGGGAAGAATGAGCTTGCTGATATTAGACGAACCAACCCCCTATTTAGATGATGAGAGAAGAAGAAAACTCGTTGAAATAATGGAGAGGCATTTAAGGAAAATATCTCAGGTAATAATAGTGTCTCACGATGAGGAGCTTAAAGATGCCGCAGATTACGTGATAAGAATAAACCTCGAGAACGGTGCCTCCAAAGTGGAGGTGGTGTCCTAA
- a CDS encoding DUF3216 domain-containing protein, producing the protein MDLVEEVKKLCKELNENSLVEAIDRFILLNKGIEKTRGEHFAKAGIYGFLEGILTTLKLKYNNPKVNSLLEIVREARSREEVYLRKAKPPIAEGQ; encoded by the coding sequence ATGGATTTAGTTGAAGAAGTCAAAAAATTGTGTAAAGAATTAAACGAAAATTCCCTAGTAGAGGCGATAGATAGGTTCATCCTCCTCAACAAGGGTATTGAAAAAACAAGAGGAGAGCATTTTGCTAAGGCTGGGATTTATGGATTTCTTGAAGGCATACTAACTACCCTCAAGCTCAAGTACAATAATCCGAAAGTTAATTCGCTTTTAGAGATTGTTAGAGAGGCTAGATCCAGAGAGGAGGTATATTTACGAAAAGCTAAACCTCCAATAGCAGAAGGCCAATAG
- a CDS encoding PaaI family thioesterase encodes MEQRTHKLTSERLVGKPVRIEPGYAEVELITTEEMKVDEFGLVHGGFTFGLADYAAMLAVNEPTVVLGKAEVRFTKPVRVGDKLLAKAKVSEDLGRKKIVDVKVYRGDEVVLEGTFHCYVLEKHVLESP; translated from the coding sequence ATGGAGCAGAGAACACATAAATTAACATCCGAAAGACTTGTTGGAAAACCAGTAAGGATAGAGCCGGGATACGCGGAAGTAGAGCTTATAACCACAGAGGAAATGAAAGTTGATGAATTTGGTCTTGTTCATGGCGGATTCACGTTTGGATTAGCAGATTATGCCGCAATGCTTGCCGTGAATGAGCCAACAGTTGTCCTTGGAAAGGCAGAGGTAAGATTCACAAAACCCGTAAGAGTTGGGGATAAATTACTTGCAAAGGCAAAAGTTTCTGAAGACTTGGGAAGGAAGAAAATAGTTGATGTCAAAGTGTATAGAGGGGATGAAGTAGTCTTAGAAGGAACGTTCCATTGTTATGTCCTGGAGAAACATGTTTTAGAGTCTCCTTAG
- the mre11 gene encoding DNA double-strand break repair protein Mre11: MKFAHMADVHLGYEQFGRPKRMDEFAETFRRAVEKSVEEKVEFVIIAGDLFNTSRPSPGTIKQAIRILQILKDNDIPVFAIEGNHDRTQRGPSILNLLEDLGLLNVLGLRKEKFENEYITSRNVGDQWLSYGECCGIEIFGMKYMTGAWFEANLEKFKRIFSGTGNSILVLHQGIREIEDSVMYSSAASELSLSDLPRGHAYYALGHIHKRYETTYEKSPVVYPGSLERWDFGDFEVRYIWDGVKFKRIEGWDKGFYIVENFKPKFIPLKVRPFIDIHIKGSESEIKKAIRGYTPPIPKEAYVRIVIKWRRPFDVDWIKDFIKSELVRIHTETEASEDKVVARTKLENYFTEVEKEIIELLSENDIENLELVISLLSGEYKKETQKEAGFSVVKTTENGEKNKAKKKLKQLPKKRGDLLAWIRGE; the protein is encoded by the coding sequence ATGAAGTTTGCCCATATGGCGGATGTTCATCTTGGTTATGAGCAGTTTGGTAGACCTAAGAGGATGGACGAGTTTGCTGAAACATTTAGGAGAGCCGTTGAGAAGAGTGTTGAAGAGAAAGTAGAATTTGTCATAATTGCAGGAGACCTCTTTAATACAAGCCGACCTTCTCCCGGAACTATAAAGCAAGCAATAAGGATACTTCAAATTCTAAAAGATAATGATATTCCAGTTTTCGCAATAGAGGGGAATCACGACAGAACCCAGAGAGGACCGTCAATTCTTAATCTCCTGGAAGATCTTGGCTTACTTAACGTTTTGGGATTAAGAAAGGAAAAATTTGAGAATGAATATATAACGAGTAGAAACGTCGGAGATCAGTGGCTCTCTTATGGAGAATGTTGTGGAATTGAGATCTTTGGAATGAAGTATATGACGGGAGCATGGTTTGAGGCAAATTTGGAAAAATTCAAAAGAATATTCTCGGGTACAGGGAATTCAATTCTAGTTCTCCATCAGGGAATAAGAGAAATTGAGGACAGCGTTATGTACTCTTCAGCTGCGAGTGAACTTTCCCTATCAGATTTACCTCGCGGTCACGCTTACTATGCACTGGGCCATATTCATAAGAGATATGAAACTACCTATGAAAAATCTCCTGTAGTATACCCTGGATCACTGGAGAGATGGGATTTTGGGGATTTTGAAGTTAGGTACATTTGGGATGGAGTAAAGTTCAAGAGAATAGAAGGGTGGGATAAAGGATTTTATATAGTTGAGAACTTCAAGCCTAAGTTCATCCCCTTGAAAGTGAGGCCCTTCATAGATATCCATATCAAAGGTTCTGAGTCTGAGATAAAGAAAGCGATTAGGGGTTATACTCCACCAATTCCAAAAGAGGCCTATGTGAGAATAGTGATAAAGTGGAGAAGGCCGTTTGATGTTGACTGGATCAAGGACTTTATAAAGTCAGAACTTGTGAGAATCCATACTGAAACAGAGGCAAGCGAGGATAAAGTTGTTGCTAGAACAAAACTTGAAAACTATTTCACAGAAGTTGAGAAAGAAATAATAGAGCTACTGAGTGAAAATGACATCGAGAATCTAGAACTCGTGATATCTCTTCTCTCGGGAGAGTATAAGAAAGAAACCCAAAAAGAGGCTGGCTTTTCTGTTGTCAAGACAACAGAGAATGGAGAGAAAAATAAAGCTAAGAAAAAATTAAAACAACTACCAAAGAAGCGTGGGGATCTATTGGCCTGGATTAGAGGTGAGTAA
- the hflX gene encoding GTPase HflX, protein MRAIGVIRKSRRERVSREEFEELLKSAGYEVLAIVEQVREEHPRYNIGPGKLEEIKRLVKELNPDKVVFANKLTPSQAYNLWKELRVDIIDKWQLVLEIFEKRAHSKEAKLQVELANLQYELPLVKEAIRRIKMGDRAGFKGMGEYQVHQYFKHIRYRMGKIREELEKIRAEREIRRKKREEEGFVLIALAGYTNAGKSTLLNALTGESIDAKNQMFTTLDTTTRRFKVRGKTMLITDTVGFIDDLPPFIVEAFHSTLEEIVKADVIILVLDASEPWPEIRRKFFASLDVLRELKALDRPMIVALNKMDLTNREDIEKKAILLRELVDGRANIVEIVKISAKTKTLNELYNAIERAIEYLPKFQRFEIKVTDPGKVGKVLAMIHAMGELLDVEFQEETKIKAYIQTGLIKELTKLGVEVRRLG, encoded by the coding sequence ATGAGAGCAATTGGGGTAATTAGAAAGTCAAGGCGAGAGAGGGTGAGTAGGGAGGAGTTTGAAGAACTGTTAAAGAGTGCGGGGTACGAAGTTCTTGCAATAGTTGAGCAGGTTAGAGAAGAGCACCCGAGATACAACATAGGGCCAGGAAAACTTGAAGAAATAAAGAGACTCGTGAAGGAGCTTAATCCTGATAAGGTTGTTTTTGCTAACAAGCTCACCCCCTCACAGGCTTATAATCTGTGGAAAGAACTTAGAGTAGACATAATAGATAAGTGGCAGCTTGTCTTGGAGATATTTGAAAAGAGAGCCCACTCAAAGGAAGCAAAGTTGCAAGTTGAGCTAGCGAATTTGCAGTATGAACTACCTTTAGTCAAGGAGGCAATTAGAAGGATAAAGATGGGTGATAGAGCGGGATTCAAAGGAATGGGTGAGTATCAGGTTCATCAATACTTCAAACACATCCGATATAGAATGGGGAAGATAAGGGAAGAGCTTGAGAAAATACGAGCTGAAAGAGAAATTAGGAGGAAAAAAAGAGAAGAAGAGGGATTTGTGTTAATAGCCCTTGCAGGTTATACAAATGCTGGAAAATCAACGCTCTTAAATGCTCTGACTGGTGAGAGTATAGATGCTAAGAATCAGATGTTTACGACCCTAGACACAACGACGAGAAGGTTCAAAGTTAGAGGAAAGACAATGTTGATAACTGATACTGTTGGTTTTATTGATGATCTTCCTCCTTTCATAGTTGAAGCCTTTCACTCTACTCTTGAAGAGATCGTAAAGGCAGATGTGATAATCCTAGTTCTCGATGCTAGTGAACCTTGGCCAGAAATTAGAAGAAAGTTCTTTGCTTCTCTTGATGTGTTAAGGGAACTTAAGGCACTAGATAGGCCAATGATAGTTGCTCTAAATAAGATGGATCTTACGAATCGAGAAGATATAGAGAAAAAAGCAATCCTACTTAGAGAACTCGTTGATGGTAGGGCAAATATCGTTGAGATTGTGAAGATTTCGGCAAAAACTAAAACGCTTAATGAGCTGTATAATGCCATTGAAAGGGCTATAGAGTACTTACCAAAGTTTCAGAGATTTGAGATTAAAGTCACAGATCCAGGGAAAGTTGGAAAGGTCTTGGCTATGATACATGCAATGGGAGAGCTTCTAGATGTTGAATTCCAGGAGGAAACCAAAATTAAAGCCTACATTCAGACGGGTCTCATTAAGGAGCTAACAAAGTTAGGTGTTGAGGTGAGGAGGCTAGGATAG
- a CDS encoding class I SAM-dependent methyltransferase, whose protein sequence is MPKVEPFEKHRDRYEMWFERNWHAYQSELNAVKAVLPDNECIEVGVGTGRFAAPLGIKVGVEPSRRMAEIAEKRGIKVIPGVAEDLPFEDNSVECILMVTTICFVDDPEKALKEIHRVLKPGGFVIIGFVDKESPIGREYERKKDKSVFYKDANFFSTEELIKLLERVGFKIDKVVQTLFHRLEEIKEIEPVKEGWGEGSFVVIRAIKEVR, encoded by the coding sequence ATGCCGAAAGTTGAACCTTTTGAGAAGCATAGGGACAGGTATGAAATGTGGTTTGAGAGAAACTGGCATGCTTATCAAAGTGAACTCAACGCTGTAAAGGCTGTTCTTCCAGATAACGAATGCATTGAGGTTGGGGTCGGAACTGGTAGGTTTGCAGCTCCTCTTGGGATAAAGGTTGGGGTTGAGCCTTCAAGAAGAATGGCAGAAATTGCAGAAAAGAGGGGAATAAAGGTAATTCCAGGAGTAGCTGAAGATCTGCCTTTTGAAGATAACTCTGTAGAGTGTATTTTAATGGTAACGACTATATGCTTTGTTGATGATCCTGAAAAAGCGCTTAAGGAGATTCACAGAGTTTTAAAACCGGGAGGGTTTGTAATAATAGGATTTGTTGATAAGGAAAGCCCAATAGGTAGGGAATATGAGAGGAAAAAGGACAAAAGCGTCTTCTACAAAGATGCAAACTTCTTTTCAACTGAGGAACTCATCAAACTTTTGGAGAGAGTTGGATTCAAAATCGACAAGGTCGTTCAAACACTCTTTCACAGGCTCGAAGAAATTAAAGAGATTGAGCCAGTAAAAGAAGGGTGGGGAGAAGGGAGCTTTGTGGTTATCAGGGCTATAAAGGAGGTTAGGTAA
- a CDS encoding DNA double-strand break repair nuclease NurA has translation MAISRESLERIGSILMKNFQETLNQVDLNKIMSLWKPLPPEKPSKVYAVDGSRATSRLSGTIIYFLSSYAVGSGKSYRLNYANAMQYNYDISDQLIRMQMETLENMLGYLAGEKLNGKEKLILMDGTLTGSIIRPPVYPKDIQSIETVRYILGEDNFEELILEFLTKLKSHYSRVSDALKGKKEHSAPILADEFAEEFRSKYLDNMLLGYLNEKIEVKLPRSLVKREGIPLSVLREAAEEGKSALEVLKDFEEDRLKVKVSRDDIEDAIHVILAYVEYLYSLDKLLTHKNVVYIAKSFYTKKLASELGLPIVDTALLDAVMRKALGVEEKGYLEFTEPITPSHTIPEYLLKHFRNIENLVKKGIYMAYVRFERGDVIYMVQSKRNISDVLPLILAHKAGGYIRPLQLAHHGVKISYKEARTNLDILVNSLRSKEPALKVFVKYGRAPLE, from the coding sequence ATGGCGATTTCTCGTGAGAGCTTGGAAAGAATTGGGAGTATTCTAATGAAAAATTTCCAGGAAACGCTAAACCAGGTGGATTTAAACAAAATAATGTCTCTTTGGAAACCCTTACCCCCAGAAAAGCCCTCAAAGGTTTATGCAGTTGATGGTAGCAGGGCTACGTCGAGGCTTAGTGGAACGATAATTTACTTTCTCTCCTCCTACGCAGTGGGGAGTGGGAAATCATACAGGCTAAATTACGCAAATGCAATGCAATACAACTACGACATCTCTGATCAGCTTATAAGAATGCAGATGGAAACCCTTGAAAACATGCTTGGATATCTAGCAGGTGAGAAGTTAAACGGTAAAGAGAAACTAATTCTAATGGACGGAACATTAACAGGCTCGATAATAAGGCCGCCCGTTTATCCAAAGGATATCCAAAGTATAGAGACGGTAAGATATATTCTTGGGGAGGATAACTTTGAAGAGCTAATCTTAGAGTTTCTTACTAAGTTGAAATCACACTATTCAAGGGTAAGTGATGCACTCAAAGGGAAAAAAGAGCATAGTGCTCCTATTCTAGCTGACGAGTTCGCTGAAGAATTTAGGAGTAAATACTTAGATAATATGCTTTTGGGATATTTAAACGAAAAAATAGAGGTAAAACTTCCAAGATCTCTTGTAAAAAGGGAAGGTATACCACTGAGTGTTTTGAGAGAGGCCGCAGAGGAAGGAAAGAGTGCCTTGGAGGTATTAAAGGATTTTGAAGAAGACAGGTTAAAAGTCAAGGTCAGCAGAGATGATATAGAAGACGCCATTCACGTTATTCTAGCATATGTTGAATACCTATATTCCCTCGACAAGCTCCTAACTCACAAGAACGTTGTTTATATTGCAAAAAGCTTTTACACTAAAAAATTAGCATCTGAATTAGGCCTGCCAATCGTCGACACGGCGTTGTTGGATGCCGTCATGAGGAAGGCTCTTGGAGTGGAAGAGAAAGGATACTTGGAATTCACTGAACCAATCACACCATCTCATACGATTCCCGAGTATCTGCTCAAACATTTCAGAAACATAGAGAATCTCGTGAAAAAAGGTATCTACATGGCATATGTCAGGTTTGAGAGGGGCGATGTAATTTATATGGTTCAGTCAAAAAGGAACATAAGTGACGTTCTTCCACTAATTCTCGCCCATAAGGCTGGGGGTTATATAAGACCGCTCCAACTAGCCCACCATGGAGTCAAGATAAGCTACAAAGAAGCCAGAACGAACCTTGATATATTAGTAAATTCTTTAAGAAGTAAAGAGCCTGCGTTGAAAGTTTTTGTAAAATATGGAAGGGCCCCCTTAGAATGA
- the rlmD gene encoding 23S rRNA (uracil(1939)-C(5))-methyltransferase RlmD, translating into MVTIKKLNDDGFGVVGRVLVPFSAPGDEVLIENVDKRKKTRIATKWKLLRSSPIRVGARCKVFGKCGGCTLQHLDYSYQITFKEEKLEKILGISVKVIPSPRIFGHRNRIDLAVTVEGIGFRERGKWWKVVDIDECPVFGKTSKKAIKRLREFIEEENISVWNIRQDSGFMRYMVLREGKFTGEVMVNLVTKEGTLPNPQGYFDFATSIYWSINRSKSDVSYGDVERFWGKEYIMEELDGVKYLIHPNSFFQTNSYQAVNLVKFVASYVEGDRILDMYAGVGTFGIYIAKKGAKVTGFDSNEFAIEMARKNSALNNVDAEFFVGTDRDVEISGYDTVIVDPPRAGLHPKLIKRLNERGPEYIVYVSCNPKTFHQNIVELNNYRIEEIIGLDMFPHTPHVELVAKLRRL; encoded by the coding sequence ATGGTAACAATTAAGAAACTTAATGACGATGGATTTGGTGTTGTGGGCAGAGTTCTTGTGCCATTTTCTGCTCCTGGGGATGAAGTTCTAATAGAAAACGTAGATAAAAGGAAAAAGACAAGGATAGCAACTAAATGGAAGCTCTTAAGATCTTCTCCTATTAGAGTAGGGGCGAGATGTAAAGTATTTGGAAAATGTGGAGGTTGTACTCTCCAGCATTTAGATTACTCATATCAGATTACGTTCAAAGAAGAAAAACTTGAAAAAATTCTTGGTATATCAGTAAAGGTCATTCCTTCTCCAAGAATCTTCGGTCATAGAAATAGAATTGATCTGGCTGTAACAGTGGAGGGGATTGGGTTTAGAGAGAGAGGAAAATGGTGGAAAGTAGTAGATATAGACGAGTGCCCCGTTTTTGGCAAGACTTCCAAGAAAGCTATAAAAAGGCTTAGAGAGTTCATAGAAGAGGAGAACATTTCCGTATGGAACATAAGGCAGGACTCTGGATTTATGAGATATATGGTTCTTAGAGAAGGTAAGTTTACTGGAGAAGTCATGGTGAACCTGGTAACCAAGGAAGGGACATTACCGAATCCTCAAGGGTATTTCGATTTTGCAACCTCCATATACTGGAGCATAAACAGAAGTAAAAGTGACGTATCCTATGGAGATGTAGAAAGGTTTTGGGGAAAAGAGTATATAATGGAAGAGCTTGATGGTGTTAAATATTTGATTCATCCAAATTCATTCTTTCAGACAAACAGCTATCAGGCTGTCAACTTAGTTAAGTTTGTAGCCAGTTATGTGGAAGGGGATAGGATTCTTGATATGTACGCTGGGGTAGGAACGTTTGGGATATATATAGCAAAGAAAGGAGCTAAAGTTACAGGATTCGATTCAAATGAATTCGCGATTGAGATGGCGAGGAAAAACTCTGCTTTGAACAACGTTGATGCAGAATTCTTTGTGGGGACAGATAGAGATGTTGAGATTTCCGGATATGATACCGTTATAGTTGACCCGCCACGGGCAGGGCTTCATCCAAAGCTAATAAAGAGGCTTAACGAGAGAGGGCCTGAGTATATTGTATATGTCTCCTGCAATCCAAAGACATTTCATCAAAACATCGTTGAATTAAATAATTATAGAATTGAAGAAATAATTGGACTTGACATGTTCCCTCACACTCCGCATGTTGAGCTTGTTGCCAAGCTAAGGAGACTCTAA
- a CDS encoding DUF2240 family protein, with the protein MALGKYKPLLDAVKLKGGEVFATKSEIIGILAYNLGELTVSEAKKLIEDAMEEGIIEETPDGLIVHVDLIQDEEQKKDILGEMVEYIAKNLGISEIEVLEEIEKLRNRYGNLDKRILAYLYGLEKGLDMARFKDELEG; encoded by the coding sequence ATGGCTTTGGGAAAGTATAAGCCCCTCCTCGATGCTGTCAAGCTTAAGGGTGGCGAGGTGTTTGCAACTAAGAGCGAAATTATCGGAATACTCGCATACAACTTAGGTGAGCTCACCGTGTCTGAAGCTAAAAAGTTAATAGAAGATGCTATGGAAGAAGGAATAATTGAGGAAACCCCTGATGGGTTAATTGTTCACGTTGATTTGATCCAAGACGAAGAGCAAAAGAAGGATATATTGGGTGAAATGGTCGAATACATAGCAAAGAATTTGGGAATTAGTGAAATAGAAGTACTTGAAGAGATAGAGAAACTTAGAAACAGGTACGGTAATCTTGATAAGAGAATTCTCGCTTATCTCTATGGACTTGAAAAAGGTCTTGACATGGCCAGGTTTAAAGACGAGCTGGAGGGTTAA